In the genome of Bordetella avium, the window CCAGGCGCCGCTCAAGCTGCTGAAATGGATGTTCCAGGACGACGCTCCCCTGCTGTTTCGCCCGCAGCTCGATTGGCGGCAGTGGATGTGGGGCCTGGCCTTTCTGCGCGAATGTCTGCCCTCGCGCCTGGCGCCCAATATCCGCGCGATGGTGCGCATGGCGGAATACAGCCGCGCCACGCTGCGCGGCATGCGTGCGGATCTGGGCATTCAGTATGATCATCTCGAGCGCGGCATTCTCAATTTCTACCGCGATCCGCAGGAATTCGAAACGTCGCAGCGCGCCGCGGGGCTGATGCGTGACTTCGGCGTCGAGCGCCGTGTCGTCAATGCCGATGAAGTGATCGCGATCGAGCCTGCGCTGGCACCGCAGCGCGCCAATATCGTGGGCGGCGATTACACCCCGGAAGACGAAAGCGGCGATGTGCATTTGTTCACCGTCGGGCTGGCGCAGCATTGCGAGGCGGCGGGCGTGCAATTCCGTTTCTGCACCCGCATCACGCGCTTGCTGAGCGAAGGGGGGCAGGTTCAGGGCGTCGAGGTGATCGGCCCTGATGGCCGTTATGACCGTGTCAATGCCGACGCCTTTGTCGTTGCGCTGGGTAGCTATAGCCCCCACCTGGTCCGCCCGCTGGGCGTACCTTGCAATGTCTACCCCGCCAAGGGGTATTCGGCGACTTATCCTATACTCAATCCTGAGGCTGCGCCCACGGTCAGTCTGACCGATAGCAGCCACAAGGTGGTGTTCTCGCGTCTGGGCAACCGTCTGCGCATGGCAGGCACGGCGGAGCTTTCCGGATATTCCCGCGAGCTCAATACCGGCCGCTGCGCGGCATTGACCGCGCTGGCGCGTGAAATTTTTCCCGATGCCCTCGATTTCGAGGGTGTCAGTTATTGGTCTGGCCTGCGTCCTTCCACGCCTTCGAACGTACCGCTCATCGGCCGTACCCGCATTTCCAACCTGTATTTGAATACCGGACATGGCACGCTGGGGTGGACGATGGGGGTGGGTTCGGGCCGAGCGCTGGCCGATCTGTTGAGTGGGCGCCGGCCAGAGCCGGAATTCCCTTTTCTTGGTCTATGAACCTATGAAGACATTGCAAATGACGGGCGTTGCCCGTGTCATGATCGCCAGCCGGCGTGCTTGGGTGTTCAGTCTTGCGCTGGCGGCTGTGGGCGTGGCCCACGCCGACCCGGTGCAGATTCAGGTCTGGCATACGCTTTCGGGAGCCAACAAGGCCGAGTTTGAAAAACTGGCCAAGCAGTACAACAAAGAACAGAAAGACGTTGAGGTTCAACTACGCGACTTTCCTTCGCAAGAAGCCTTGCGTCAGGAAGCTGCGGCTGCCGTCCGAGCCAAGAAGACTCCCAACCTGATTCAACTGGCCGATAACCACTCGCCGGAAGTGGTTGCTGAGCACAAAGCCATCCTGCCCTTGTATCAATTGCTGGCCAAGTACCCGATCAAGGACCTGAACTGGTTCTTGCCCGATACCGCGAGCTTCACCCGTGACGCCAAGGGCCGGCTGCTGGCCTTCCCCTGGATGGCGGAAGTGCCGGTCATGTTCTACAACACCACCTTGTACAAAAAAGCAGGCCTGAATCCCAATCAGCCAGCTCGTACCTGGACGGATCTGCAGGCTGAGCTGCTCAAGCTGCGTGACGTGGCAGATATCGATTGCCCCTATGCCTCCAGCAATCAAGTGTCAGTGCACCTGGAAAACCTGGCGCCCGTCAACAATCAGCTCTATGCCAGCAACGGCAATGGTCTGACGGCGTCCAAGCAGGCCACTGCTATGCAGTTTGATTCGCTCTACATGCGCCATATTTCGCTCATGGTGAGCTGGAAGCGTTCGCTGCTGCTTACGGCTTATTCAAATGACAACAAGTCGAATCAGAACTTCGCAAAGGGTGAGTGCGGTGTGTTGACGGCTGAGTCCTCGGCCTTCGGCAATTTCAACAACACGCGCGGCCTGTCTTTCGGCGTGGCGCCCTTGCCTTACTACGACCAGGTCACCAAGACGGCTGGCCGTCCCTTCGTGAGCGGTTCGGCCCTGTGGGCGATGGAAGGCAAGCCGGTCGCCCAGGAAAAGGCCACGGCGCAATTCCTCGCCTGGCTGTCCAAGCCGGTGATCGCGGCCGAGTGGCATCAGCGCACCGGCTATCTGCCCCTTACGGAAGCGGCTTTCCGTGCCTCGGACGTGTCGTTCTACGACAAGATCCCGGGGGCCCAACAAGTCGTTGCCTCGCTGCGCAACCCTATTGCGGCCAACAGCCGTGGCTTTCGCATCGCCAACTACGATCGCATCGAGAACGTCTTGAATGTGCAACTCACCGATGCGCTTGACGGCAAGACGCCTCCCGTGGCGGCCTTGAACAACGCGCTTGGGCAGGCTCGCAACCTCGCGGCGCAACGCTGATCTTCATCGTTCTGCCGGCTTGTTGTTTTTGCTGCCTGCTGCGGGTCTGTCGTCTGATATGGCTTCCCATTCGTTCCGCTGAGTCAAGCCTATCGAGGGGGCGGCCACCGTCTCCAGACCTTCGATCAGATCCTCTCCGACGGCGTGATGTCGCTGGCAGCCAGGACCGGCCTAGGTCGATAGCGTGCAGTGGTGGCAGTGTCATGGGTCCGAAGCTCGCCCTGTTGCTAGGCGGCGCTTCTCGGATTTCCTGAGCGCGGTTTCTGGCGCTGCCGCGATCGAGTGCCATGCAAGGCCGGGGACGCTCTCCTCGGGAGGGCAGCAAGCAGGACGCGGAGTGGGAGTCCCCCCGCCGCCGGGCCGCTCCCAAGGCGGGGACGCCCTCCTCGGGAGGGCAGCAAGCAGGAAGTGCGCAGCGTGGGAGGCAACCCACTCTCCGTCTCCATGATGATTTTCTCCCTGCGTAGATGCCGATCTACCGGAAGGGCCGGCGGCTCCTCATCATGGAGCCGTTCCGCAAAGCAAGGCCCACAGAATGCGTCTACTCTTTCCGATTCTCGGTTTGCCGCTGCTCGCCGCTTGCCATACGACCTCCCCGCAGTCCTGGCAGGTCGCTGCCAGCCAGTTTGATTTCGACTGGCAACTCAGTGGCGACCCTGATGTTGCGCCTTTGCAGGTGTTCAGCAGTCCGCATGAAATCTGGCTCCAGTTCGCCCCAGGTCAGCGCGTGCCGGCGATTTTCGCCAGCACCGTCTCGGGTGAACAACCGTTGGCCATTCAACAGCGTGATCCTTACATTATTGCGCCTGGGGTATGGCCGGCGCTGACCTTACGCGGCGCCCATCGCGTCGCCCACGTCCGGCGCAGCAAGGCTGAACCGCCGCAGCCAGTCTCTCCTCCCATTTCAGAGACCATCCCGGCGCCGCTCATTCCGCCCCGGTCTATCGAGGCCGACACCCGGCACGCTGCGGATTCTGCGCTCAGTCCGCCCGCAAGCGCTCCTGGCAAGACACCGTTGCCCCTTGAAATCAAACCCGGGGCACCCGTTTTCTTCGCGGGCCCGCCCGACCTGACTTTGCGCGCCGTGCTCAGCCGTTGGGCGCTTCAGGCCGGGTGGGATTTTGCGCCGGAGCACTGGGCCCTCAATGCAGATATTCCCTTGCAGGGGCAAGCGCATTTCGAAGGAGATTTCAAACAGGTAGTGCGCAGCCTGTTGCGCGCCACCGAACTGGCCGACCGGCCTTTACAGCCCTGCTTCTATGCCAATCGCGTGCTGCGCGTGGTGCCGCTGGCGCAAAGCTGCGATCGCAGCGCCGGGGCGGCAACATGAAGGGCGTTGCGAAAACAGCGGTATTGCTTCTGTCCTGCTTGATACTTGGCGGTTGCGCGCTTCAGGCGCAATGGCAGGCTTTGCGCGATGTGTTGAGCCAGGCTCGCGACAAAGCGCAGGCCTTGCATGACAACGAGGTCAAGGCGCAGGATGCCCGGGCGTCCCGTGCCGCGCGGGAGGCGGCACAAGAGGTTGATAAACCCTGGCTGGCCGGTCCGGCTCAGGCGCTGGCGCGCGAGGTGGCCCTGCCAGCTCCCCTGCGTGCCCGAGTCGACACCACCCTGATTTTCAGCGACCGGGCCGGTCTGTCCCAGATCGCCGAGCGCTTGCAGCGCGCAACGGGTATCGCGGTGCGCGTACAGCCCGAAGCCCTGTTGCCGGTACAGCATTTTTTGCCCCGCCTGACAGAAGCCGGCGCTTTCGTCGAAGCCGCTCTGGCGCAGGTCGAGTTGCAAGAAGGGCCGCGTCCCTTGGCCGATATCCTCGACTCCCTGGCGGCACGCCTGCTGGTCTGGTGGCGCTATGAAAACGGCGCGATCGAGTTTTATCGCAGCCAGACGCGCGTATTCGACCTGAGGGCTTTGCCTATCAGCGCCCAGGCTCAAACGCAGTTGGGGCGTCAGGCCTCGGAGGGCGAGGGTTTTGACAACGTCATACAGGCCCGCGCCACGCTTAATCAAGCCGAGCCCGGTCGGGTGTTGCGCACGCAGATCCAACCCTTTCTGACCCGTTCCGGGGTGGTGGCCGAGGAGGGCGAGGCCTTGGTGGTGACAGACACCCCCTATGTGCTGTCGCGGATCGAGGCCTTTATCAAACAGGAAAATGCCCGGGCAGGCCGTCGCGTGCGTTTGCTGTTTCAAGAGATCACGCTGCGCATGAATACTCGCTCCGAAGGCGCGATCGACTGGCGTCTGTTGCACAACAGCGCCCGCGTTGCCGCTCAAGGCATGTTGCCCACAGGACTGAGCGCAGCCATTCCTGGCGCAGACAAGACGGGTTGGGACGGTTCGCAAGCCCTGATCAAGATGCTGGCGCAATACGGCGCCATCAGTCATCAGCGATCCATTCCTCTCTTGACGTTAAACCGCCGGCCGGTCACCTATGCCGTGCACAACACTTTCTCCTATGTCGATCAGGTTGAAAGTCTGCGCGCCGCGGATGATAAGGCAAGCGGTGTCGCGATCAACCAGAAGCGTGTCACGGTAGGGACCTTCCTCACTTTGCTTCCAGATGCTCAGGATGACGGCAGTATTCTGCTGTCCATTGGCTATGACAGCACGGTTGCTCAGCCGCTCAAGGCCCTGGCTTTTGGCAGCAACAGCCAGCCGCTGCAGGTGCAACAGCTCAACCTCGACGGCAATGGCAGTGTGCAGCAGGTGAGGGTGCGGCCTGGGCAGCCGGTGGTCCTCTCGGGTTTCGATCGCAGTATCGATAGCTATGACCGTCAGCGTTTTACTCCCGATGCGCCCTTGTTGACAGGTGGCCATGACGCCGCCAGTCAAGAGCGTCTGCTCACCGTCATTGTGCTTAGCGCCCAATTGGAAGAGGCCGATGGCTGATACGATCCTCAAGGCCGCCAAGGGCGGCGGGCGCTGGGTGTACGGCATGGCCTGGTTCGCTGTGGTTGGCAGCCACGCGCCGCGCATGGCGCGGCTGCGCGCCCGTCAAATGGGGGCCAGTCATTACCTGCTGGGTGGTGAGCAGGCGTTGACCGTGGGTTGCTCGCGTTTGCGGGGCCGTGGCGTTTTCCATTCCGCCGCGCAGCAAGTGGCTTCGCACTTCGCCCCCGCCTCCTTCGCAGCCATTCTTGCTCTCGACGATTCTCACTGGCTGGTCGCGGTGCAGGAGGGTGCGGTCTTGTCCGGGGGTGATCAGCTATTCGCCCGCTATGCCGACGCCGAGGCCGCGCTTGATCGCTTGGGCCCCGACTTTACGGGCAATTCCGAAGACGCTGAGCAGGCCTTGCAGGCCCTTCCCGGCAAAGCCACGCGTCTGCATGCCTTACCGCCCCGCCCGTCGGGCTGGTTGGTGTTGGCGGTGTTGACTGCGGGACTAGGTCTGTGGCTTTGGCCCACAGCGCAGGCGCCAGCACCGCTTGCACAAACCGAGAAGCCGGCCGAATTATGTCTGGCCGATGTGCTAGCGAGCCTGCAGAAGATTCCCATGCGTCAGGCGGGTTGGCTTTTGGCTGAAGCCCAATGCCAGGCAGGGCTGCGGAGCTGGTCATGCCATGCGCGTTATCAGCCAGAAACCTCCAGCGCGCTGAGCAGCGCCTTCCGGACAGACGGGCCCTGGACGCTAGCACTATCCGGCATGGATGACATCGCGCTCAGTTGGCAGGCTCCTGGCCAGTGTGAGGTCAGTCTTAGCGGGCAGCCACCGGACCTGCGCTGGATGCAGGCCATGCAGCCATGGCGAGGCGCTTTCGATGAAATCCATATGGGTCCCTGGATGCCCAAGGATGAGGTGCAGGCGCGGGCCTTACGTCTGAGTGGGCCTCTGCGTTCTTACTCGCTCCCTCCCTGGCGCAGGCTGCCTGCGTATTGGAGCCGCGTGCAACTCCACGTTGATCTGTCTCGCCCCCCGTCTGCACGCAGCAGCGGGCTCACCCTGCTCGTTGAAGGAGATCTTCATGCCGTCATCCCCTAATTACCGCGTTGCACTAGCCTTAGTGCTTCTGTTTGCGTCGCCGCCAGGCTTCGCCGAGCTAGATCAGAGCGTGAAGGACTGGTTGCAGCAAGAGATCGAAACTCCGCCGCCTCTAGCGCCGGCCGCTGCTGCGCCGCCATCCGCCACAAGCGACGCATTATCTGGGCAGGTTCAGGCTCCGCTGGCGTTACGGGCGCTCTACGGCGTGGGCGCAGGCATCAAGGCGGAGCTGGACAATGGTCAGGGCGAGCGCTATCTCGCGCAACGAGGTCAAGCACGCCTGCTCGGCGACCATGATTCGTCCGTCACCCTGCATAGCATCCAGCCGCCTTGCGTGCAGCTCAAGCTGCAAGATGCGCGGCTGTCTCGGCGCTGCATCTTGCCGGCGCAGGCCGCCCATGATTGACACGGTCGTCACTCTGCGTTCGCTCTCGGATCTGCAACCCGCGTTTTCGCGCGTGCTGCAACATGAGTTTGATCTGGGCGGCCTGACAGGGCAAATATGTCCGGTGCTGTTGGAGGACGGCCATGCAGCGCTTTTTGCGCAGGCCCGCTACGCCCGTGGCGCCTGGGCCGCAGAGCTGTTGCGTCTGTTGCGCGAGCGTGGTTATCCGCTCGCCAGCCCCGCCTGCTATCAGGTCGATGCTGCCTTGCTTCTGAGTCTGTTGCGCGAATCGAACGCCGCTCCCGTCAGACCCGCAACAGGCCGTCCTGCGTTGGCAATGCTCTTTGAAGACATCGTGCGGGCCGGTCTGCGCGCTGGCGCAAGCGACATTCATCTCAATGCGATGGCCGAAGATGCTGCCCAGGTGCGCTACAGCATCGATGGGCGCTATGTCAGGCTGCCCGAAGTTTCGTCGCTGGCGAGAGCCACGCTGATGGATATGCTTGCCGTCGTTTGGATGGATGTCGCAGGTGGCAATGGCGCGGTGTTTGATCCGCGACAAGAGCAGCAGGGCCGGATTGTCTGCCGGATAGATGGGCAGGAATGGATGTTGCGCTGGGCTTCGCTCGCCACCGATAACGGCCCTTCTGTCTGCCTGAGGATTCTGCGGCGAGATGCTGCGGTGGGCTCCAGCCTGATCGATCTGGGCTTTGATGCCTCTCAGGCGAGGTTGTTGCGGCAGGCTTGCGCTCGCGAGGGTGGGGCCATCGTAGTGGCGGGCAGGGTGGGGTCCGGCAAATCCACCACTTTGGCGACCTTGCTCAGAGGGCTTTCTTCCAGCCGAAAAATCGTCACGCTCGAAGACCCAGTTGAACTGCGTATCAATCACGCCTTGCAAAATACCGTGGGGCGAGGTCTGGATGCCGACCACGATGGTGTCTTTGATGCCAAACTGAAAACGCTCAAGCGCAGCGCCATGAATGATGTCTACCTGGGCGAAGTTCGGGACCAGGAAACCGGGCGTGCTTTCATGGACCTTGTGGGGTCGGGCGTCAGTGTCTACACCACGGTTCATGCCGGCTCGGCGCATGCCATCGTGGCCCGGCTCGCCTCCGACTTCATCGGGGTTCCGCTCGATTTTCTTCGCACGGAGGGCGCGCTCAAACTCTTGGTTTATCAAGAACTGTTGCCGCGTCCCTGCCCGCACTGCGCTCGGGATGCCGGCGTGCTCTATCGGGGCGCCCGGGCGGCTGCCTGGTCCAGGGTGCTGCGCGCCTTGCCTGTCGA includes:
- a CDS encoding D-amino acid dehydrogenase, yielding MKVAVLGSGIIGISSAWWLSQAGHEVVVIDRSTGPAQETSLANGSQISVSYAEPWANPQAPLKLLKWMFQDDAPLLFRPQLDWRQWMWGLAFLRECLPSRLAPNIRAMVRMAEYSRATLRGMRADLGIQYDHLERGILNFYRDPQEFETSQRAAGLMRDFGVERRVVNADEVIAIEPALAPQRANIVGGDYTPEDESGDVHLFTVGLAQHCEAAGVQFRFCTRITRLLSEGGQVQGVEVIGPDGRYDRVNADAFVVALGSYSPHLVRPLGVPCNVYPAKGYSATYPILNPEAAPTVSLTDSSHKVVFSRLGNRLRMAGTAELSGYSRELNTGRCAALTALAREIFPDALDFEGVSYWSGLRPSTPSNVPLIGRTRISNLYLNTGHGTLGWTMGVGSGRALADLLSGRRPEPEFPFLGL
- a CDS encoding extracellular solute-binding protein, which encodes MKTLQMTGVARVMIASRRAWVFSLALAAVGVAHADPVQIQVWHTLSGANKAEFEKLAKQYNKEQKDVEVQLRDFPSQEALRQEAAAAVRAKKTPNLIQLADNHSPEVVAEHKAILPLYQLLAKYPIKDLNWFLPDTASFTRDAKGRLLAFPWMAEVPVMFYNTTLYKKAGLNPNQPARTWTDLQAELLKLRDVADIDCPYASSNQVSVHLENLAPVNNQLYASNGNGLTASKQATAMQFDSLYMRHISLMVSWKRSLLLTAYSNDNKSNQNFAKGECGVLTAESSAFGNFNNTRGLSFGVAPLPYYDQVTKTAGRPFVSGSALWAMEGKPVAQEKATAQFLAWLSKPVIAAEWHQRTGYLPLTEAAFRASDVSFYDKIPGAQQVVASLRNPIAANSRGFRIANYDRIENVLNVQLTDALDGKTPPVAALNNALGQARNLAAQR
- a CDS encoding TcpQ domain-containing protein produces the protein MRLLFPILGLPLLAACHTTSPQSWQVAASQFDFDWQLSGDPDVAPLQVFSSPHEIWLQFAPGQRVPAIFASTVSGEQPLAIQQRDPYIIAPGVWPALTLRGAHRVAHVRRSKAEPPQPVSPPISETIPAPLIPPRSIEADTRHAADSALSPPASAPGKTPLPLEIKPGAPVFFAGPPDLTLRAVLSRWALQAGWDFAPEHWALNADIPLQGQAHFEGDFKQVVRSLLRATELADRPLQPCFYANRVLRVVPLAQSCDRSAGAAT
- a CDS encoding pilus assembly protein, which translates into the protein MKGVAKTAVLLLSCLILGGCALQAQWQALRDVLSQARDKAQALHDNEVKAQDARASRAAREAAQEVDKPWLAGPAQALAREVALPAPLRARVDTTLIFSDRAGLSQIAERLQRATGIAVRVQPEALLPVQHFLPRLTEAGAFVEAALAQVELQEGPRPLADILDSLAARLLVWWRYENGAIEFYRSQTRVFDLRALPISAQAQTQLGRQASEGEGFDNVIQARATLNQAEPGRVLRTQIQPFLTRSGVVAEEGEALVVTDTPYVLSRIEAFIKQENARAGRRVRLLFQEITLRMNTRSEGAIDWRLLHNSARVAAQGMLPTGLSAAIPGADKTGWDGSQALIKMLAQYGAISHQRSIPLLTLNRRPVTYAVHNTFSYVDQVESLRAADDKASGVAINQKRVTVGTFLTLLPDAQDDGSILLSIGYDSTVAQPLKALAFGSNSQPLQVQQLNLDGNGSVQQVRVRPGQPVVLSGFDRSIDSYDRQRFTPDAPLLTGGHDAASQERLLTVIVLSAQLEEADG
- a CDS encoding pilus assembly protein; protein product: MADTILKAAKGGGRWVYGMAWFAVVGSHAPRMARLRARQMGASHYLLGGEQALTVGCSRLRGRGVFHSAAQQVASHFAPASFAAILALDDSHWLVAVQEGAVLSGGDQLFARYADAEAALDRLGPDFTGNSEDAEQALQALPGKATRLHALPPRPSGWLVLAVLTAGLGLWLWPTAQAPAPLAQTEKPAELCLADVLASLQKIPMRQAGWLLAEAQCQAGLRSWSCHARYQPETSSALSSAFRTDGPWTLALSGMDDIALSWQAPGQCEVSLSGQPPDLRWMQAMQPWRGAFDEIHMGPWMPKDEVQARALRLSGPLRSYSLPPWRRLPAYWSRVQLHVDLSRPPSARSSGLTLLVEGDLHAVIP
- a CDS encoding GspE/PulE family protein is translated as MIDTVVTLRSLSDLQPAFSRVLQHEFDLGGLTGQICPVLLEDGHAALFAQARYARGAWAAELLRLLRERGYPLASPACYQVDAALLLSLLRESNAAPVRPATGRPALAMLFEDIVRAGLRAGASDIHLNAMAEDAAQVRYSIDGRYVRLPEVSSLARATLMDMLAVVWMDVAGGNGAVFDPRQEQQGRIVCRIDGQEWMLRWASLATDNGPSVCLRILRRDAAVGSSLIDLGFDASQARLLRQACAREGGAIVVAGRVGSGKSTTLATLLRGLSSSRKIVTLEDPVELRINHALQNTVGRGLDADHDGVFDAKLKTLKRSAMNDVYLGEVRDQETGRAFMDLVGSGVSVYTTVHAGSAHAIVARLASDFIGVPLDFLRTEGALKLLVYQELLPRPCPHCARDAGVLYRGARAAAWSRVLRALPVEAGLRLRNPAGCRHCGQGALPGYLGRSVAAEILSGQGLGKASWPQVLAAKVLRGDIDPRLWAVRMGGVEALARHMEAGHA